A genomic window from Megalobrama amblycephala isolate DHTTF-2021 linkage group LG2, ASM1881202v1, whole genome shotgun sequence includes:
- the nrip1b gene encoding nuclear receptor-interacting protein 1, which produces MTHGVESGPETHQDSAALTYLEGLLMHPVTTGPAATATQRSEPVHNNVENGNRLTRVFQLPSHGSPSPDKGRPPSVVSQHLKKARLLRSGAWNEDDSQKRSGTVVEVNGQRREHYKGSLDGSGQGESTLLASLLQSFSSRLQSVALSQHISQSHKPLDRESSESAPVDKETYQSYGTASGRLKSLMRKSKQQKQNTVPYCRQSNQNRGSDSPHSSQSSAQPTSSESMSCTERLKAVANMVRTRSSPAPSPKPSVACSQLALLLSSEAHLQQYSREQALKAQLTSRSASERLAAMATQQTQDKRPPSMGQPTTAPDMLSSLNVQNGTLPPTVINSSKRSPSLSSPTMRPPKERRPFDRHGRPPQNCSSLLLLLLNNHNSQQQLTRNGHLEDDCSILQSRASSLHSDSEYSNQDNSLTKDSSDAESFSSCSPIDLSMKSRVPSQKSEPCSSLTPSVELTESLINKWKPEPSMPKVHEATDLDASPDVKSHDKVTLMQLLLDRRKNEKVNKSSDNPSLQPDAIIGSLTTGPLKRIGTPEDSRTLSPLDRQTATFSSVSPSYSFPSPHAQSSPLDLCKSKAHSSEKMVEPPFSASKLLQNLAQSGIKNLSPSPPPLHTQMATSRRQSPELELNKPQARLDRLVIPNKRNKASVLDGGSPPALPPHKCNQSLSASSQIENLLEKRTVLQLLLGTASQKERTSGHRFLEVTSGGLEKPQTGSVNCVSSNKPSLDHKIKTEPVEENFSSDSSDDGVYHQRRSLQHSPIAEAQDTIKSELCPTETAAKFGLLSQLLKQQNATYHSNPHTRHLRNSVKEEPMDFQSPVPKKRKLAERLSDELCQSSGDTTSDNLVSGTPEFNGRGLVKPKEEEVVGSPKSKTSLSRESQGFNVLKQLLLSENCLKELTQPRGAPSPFILQANCAANGNLSQSGFPHELSNLPWYPYSLSTGPKIAPTPVDTTGGSLVWANSSPKASPKPVKKEPEGSHGETFSREERSSPDSPPLTRSNPILYYMLQRGNGQLRPEIRDQVQPAHCVMSAKVEPHNDYEHRINSPVHRQTHSQREESLNGSVEKW; this is translated from the coding sequence ATGACTCATGGGGTGGAGTCTGGCCCTGAAACTCACCAGGATTCTGCTGCTTTAACATATCTGGAAGGTTTGCTAATGCATCCGGTCACCACTGGGCCTGCTGCCACTGCCACACAGAGATCAGAACCTGTCCACAACAACGTAGAAAATGGCAACAGGCTAACTAGGGTGTTTCAGCTCCCCAGTCATGGCTCCCCCTCGCCAGACAAGGGTAGACCACCTAGTGTTGTCTCGCAGCACCTTAAAAAAGCCAGACTGCTTCGCTCAGGAGCGTGGAATGAAGATGACAGCCAGAAAAGATCAGGCACTGTAGTGGAAGTGAATGGACAGAGAAGGGAGCACTACAAAGGAAGCCTGGATGGCTCTGGGCAGGGGGAGAGCACCTTGCTGGCTTCTCTGCTGCAGTCCTTCAGCTCTCGGCTGCAGAGTGTCGCCTTGTCACAGCACATTTCTCAAAGCCACAAACCGCTCGACAGGGAGAGCAGTGAAAGTGCTCCTGTTGATAAGGAAACCTACCAGAGTTACGGCACAGCGTCAGGCCGCCTAAAAAGCCTCATGAGGAAAAGCAAGCAACAGAAACAAAATACCGTGCCTTACTGTCGTCAGAGTAACCAGAATCGAGGCTCTGATTCTCCTCATTCCTCTCAAAGTTCTGCCCAGCCCACTAGCTCAGAATCAATGTCCTGCACAGAGCGGCTCAAGGCTGTTGCCAATATGGTACGGACCAGGTCCAGTCCAGCCCCTTCACCCAAGCCCAGTGTCGCTTGCAGTCAGCTGGCCTTGTTGCTGTCCAGTGAGGCTCATCTACAGCAGTACTCCAGAGAACAGGCCTTAAAAGCACAATTAACCAGTCGATCAGCCAGCGAGAGGCTAGCTGCTATGGCTACTCAACAAACGCAGGATAAGAGGCCTCCCAGCATGGGGCAGCCAACAACCGCCCCAGACATGCTAAGCTCCTTAAATGTTCAAAACGGAACACTCCCCCCAACAGTGATAAATTCTAGCAAAAGAAGCCCATCCCTTTCCTCACCCACCATGAGACCCCCCAAAGAGAGACGGCCCTTTGATAGACACGGTCGACCACCGCAGAACTGCAGCAGCCTTTTGCTCCTACTTCTCAACAATCACAACTCCCAGCAGCAGCTCACCAGAAACGGACACCTGGAGGACGATTGCAGCATCCTCCAGAGCCGGGCCTCCTCCCTGCATTCTGACAGCGAGTACTCCAACCAGGATAACAGTCTGACCAAAGATAGCAGTGATGCTGAGAGCTTCTCCAGCTGTTCCCCCATTGACCTCTCCATGAAAAGCAGAGTGCCTAGCCAAAAATCTGAGCCCTGCTCTTCATTAACCCCCTCTGTGGAGCTCACAGAGTCTCTCATAAACAAATGGAAGCCGGAACCTTCCATGCCAAAGGTCCATGAGGCCACAGATCTGGATGCCAGCCCAGACGTAAAATCCCATGATAAGGTCACTCTAATGCAGTTACTGCTGGACCGCAGAAAAAATGAGAAGGTAAACAAAAGTTCAGATAATCCTAGTTTGCAGCCAGACGCAATAATCGGTAGCTTGACTACAGGCCCACTTAAACGGATTGGCACACCTGAGGACAGCAGAACACTGAGTCCTCTGGACAGACAAACAGCTACCTTCAGTTCGGTCTCCCCTTCGTACTCCTTCCCCTCGCCTCATGCCCAGTCCAGTCCATTAGATCTGTGCAAATCTAAAGCTCACTCAAGTGAAAAGATGGTGGAGCCTCCGTTCAGTGCCAGCAAGCTACTACAGAATCTAGCCCAGAGTGGTATAAAAAACTTGTCACCTTCTCCCCCTCCTTTACACACTCAAATGGCGACGAGCAGAAGGCAAAGCCCAGAACTTGAGCTTAACAAGCCTCAGGCCCGATTGGATCGACTTGTCATTCCAAACAAGCGGAACAAAGCCTCTGTACTAGATGGAGGTTCCCCTCCTGCTCTCCCACCTCACAAATGTAACCAATCACTCTCGGCGTCATCACAGATAGAAAACCTTCTTGAGAAGCGCACTGTACTGCAACTTCTGCTTGGAACGGCTTCCCAGAAAGAAAGAACCAGTGGGCACAGATTCTTGGAAGTAACCTCAGGGGGGCTGGAGAAGCCTCAGACAGGCTCCGTCAACTGTGTCAGTTCAAACAAGCCTTCACTGGACCATAAGATCAAAACGGAGCCAGTAGAGGAGAATTTTTCATCAGACAGCTCTGATGATGGGGTGTACCATCAGAGACGATCATTACAACACTCACCCATTGCTGAAGCACAGGACACAATCAAATCTGAGTTATGTCCTACAGAAACAGCTGCTAAATTTGGACTTCTCAGCCAGCTTTTGAAGCAGCAGAATGCTACCTACCATTCAAACCCACACACTAGGCACCTCAGGAACTCTGTAAAAGAGGAGCCAATGGATTTTCAGAGCCCCGTtcctaaaaaaagaaaactggcAGAGCGCCTAAGTGATGAACTTTGTCAATCGTCTGGAGATACCACTAGTGACAATCTCGTGTCTGGAACACCTGAATTTAATGGTAGAGGCCTAGTAAAACCAAAAGAGGAGGAGGTAGTTGGGAGTCCCAAGAGCAAAACTTCTCTCTCCAGAGAAAGCCAAGGCTTCAATGTTCTCAAGCAACTCCTCCTGTCAGAGAACTGTCTGAAGGAGCTTACCCAGCCTCGAGGGGCGCCAAGTCCCTTCATCCTTCAGGCAAACTGTGCAGCCAATGGGAACTTATCCCAGTCTGGTTTCCCTCACGAGTTGTCAAACTTGCCGTGGTACCCCTATTCTCTCAGTACAGGTCCCAAAATAGCACCCACACCTGTTGATACCACAGGGGGGTCGTTAGTCTGGGCTAACTCCTCTCCCAAAGCCAGTCCTAAACCGGTTAAAAAAGAACCTGAAGGGTCTCATGGAGAAACTTTTAGCAGGGAGGAGAGATCCAGTCCAGACTCACCCCCTTTAACCAGGTCTAATCCAATTCTTTACTACATGCTTCAGCGGGGAAACGGTCAGCTCAGACCTGAGATCCGGGATCAGGTGCAGCCGGCCCACTGTGTCATGAGTGCAAAAGTGGAGCCGCACAATGACTATGAGCACAGAATAAACTCTCCAGTCCACAGACAGACTCATAGCCAGAGAGAAGAGAGCCTAAATGGTTCTGTGGAAAAATGGTAG